The DNA segment CGATCACGAACTTTGCCCGCGAATTGCTTCAGGTTGTCGACAATCTGCGCCGTGCCCTCGGCGCCGCCGAGGGGGACGCTGCAAAGGCAGACGGATTGATCGCGGGCGTGGCCGCCACCGATCGCGTTCTGACACAGATCCTCAATCGCTTCGGCGTCAAGGAAGTCAGCGCCCTCAACCAGCCTTTCGATCCTGGCAAGCACGAAGCGGTGATGGAGACGGATCAGACCGAACAAACACCCGGCAGCGTCGTCCAGGTTTTGGAAAACGGCTACACGCTTCACGACCGTTTGTTGCGGCCGGCGCGCGTCGTGGTGGCAAAGTCGCCACAAAAATCGCGGCAGCCGGCAGAACAATGACGCCACATTCGCTCGGCTATGCCGGCGTGCAGACAGGAGTGGGCATTGGCCGTGGACCCCTATACAACGCTGGGCGTGAAAAAGCATGCGACCCAGGAAGAGATTCAAAAAGCCTATCGCCGGCTGGCGAAAAAGCTGCACCCGGATCTCAATCCCGGCAACAAG comes from the Bradyrhizobium erythrophlei genome and includes:
- a CDS encoding nucleotide exchange factor GrpE, with the protein product MAENIMDNDVNSSASGESNDNDPASEIAALRERLMRALAETENTRRQGERRTQDAQQYAITNFARELLQVVDNLRRALGAAEGDAAKADGLIAGVAATDRVLTQILNRFGVKEVSALNQPFDPGKHEAVMETDQTEQTPGSVVQVLENGYTLHDRLLRPARVVVAKSPQKSRQPAEQ